From a single Trachemys scripta elegans isolate TJP31775 chromosome 17, CAS_Tse_1.0, whole genome shotgun sequence genomic region:
- the ENTR1 gene encoding endosome-associated-trafficking regulator 1 isoform X2: MAGHSRAPRSPSPNPQLWGGEEPGAANPFSFREFVRSQGRGAAPRGASPQAAAPPPPLRLHEPFFPDPSAGDTRPDEEDAEWSGCYQPAAVERAHWAGPGSASPGPSALESFYGARPDWSGLEDSAPWQLDESDPLGYAEQSLASGGEAGEGPCHPLPPACRDLQEENARLRSKINQLHFFSEIQTDKVKTLEKKLEENKIKEQKEARDLEAMVQHVEENLQLMTKRAVKAENNVIKLKQENALLQLKNYKTENEALKTGQSASLAVVKQNADIALQNLLRVITNSRSSIKQLVSGAESLQVVAELLKSIDRISEISDDGP; the protein is encoded by the exons ATGGCGGGTCACAGCCGCGCCCCCCGCTCCCCTTCCCCGAACCCCCAGCTCTGGGGCG GCGAGGAGCCCGGCGCGGCCAACCCCTTCTCCTTCCGGGAGTTCGTGCGGAGCCAGGGCCGGGGCGCGGCCCCGCGCGGCGCCAGCCCCCAG GCCGCCGCGCCGCCGCCGCCCCTGCGGCTCCACGAGCCGTTTTTCCCGGACCCCAGCGCGGGCGACACGCGGCCGGACGAGGAGGATGCGGAGTGGAGCGGGTGTTACCAGCCCGCCGCCGTGGAACGAGCCCACTGGGCCGGTCCCGGGAGCGCCTCGCCGGGGCCCAGCGCCTTGGAGTCCTTCTACGGCGCCCGCCCGGACTGGTCGGGGCTGGAGGACTCCGCGCCGTGGCAGCTGGACGAGAGTGACCCGCTGGGCTACGCAGAGCAGAGCCTGGCGTCCGGCGGGGAAGCTGGAGAGGGGCCCTGTCACCCGCTGCCGCCGGCCTGCCGAGAC CTACAAGAAGAAAATGCCAGACTAAGAAGCAAGATTAACCAGCTTCACTTCTTCTCTGAAATTCAGACAGACAA GGTAAAGACACTTGAAAAAAAACTAGAAGAGAACAAGATTAAAGAGCAAAAAGAGGCCCGGGATCTAGAAGCAATGGTGCAGCATGTAGAAGAGAATCTCCAGTTGATGAcg AAACGGGCTGTGAAAGCAGAAAATAATGTTATAAAACTGAAACAGGAAAATGCACTACTTCAG CTGAAAAATTACAAGACGGAGAATGAAGCCTTGAAGACTGGCCAGTCTGCTAGTTTGGCTGTAGTGAAACAAAATGCAGATATTGCCTTGCAGAATCTTCTGAGAGTAATTACAAATTCACGCTCTTCAATAAA gCAATTGGTCTCTGGAGCAGAATCATTGCAGGTTGTTGCCGAACTCCTTAAATCGATCGACAGAATTTCTGAAATTTCAGATGATGGACCGTGA
- the ENTR1 gene encoding endosome-associated-trafficking regulator 1 isoform X1, translated as MAGHSRAPRSPSPNPQLWGGEEPGAANPFSFREFVRSQGRGAAPRGASPQAAAPPPPLRLHEPFFPDPSAGDTRPDEEDAEWSGCYQPAAVERAHWAGPGSASPGPSALESFYGARPDWSGLEDSAPWQLDESDPLGYAEQSLASGGEAGEGPCHPLPPACRDLQEENARLRSKINQLHFFSEIQTDKVKTLEKKLEENKIKEQKEARDLEAMVQHVEENLQLMTKRAVKAENNVIKLKQENALLQVQLKNYKTENEALKTGQSASLAVVKQNADIALQNLLRVITNSRSSIKQLVSGAESLQVVAELLKSIDRISEISDDGP; from the exons ATGGCGGGTCACAGCCGCGCCCCCCGCTCCCCTTCCCCGAACCCCCAGCTCTGGGGCG GCGAGGAGCCCGGCGCGGCCAACCCCTTCTCCTTCCGGGAGTTCGTGCGGAGCCAGGGCCGGGGCGCGGCCCCGCGCGGCGCCAGCCCCCAG GCCGCCGCGCCGCCGCCGCCCCTGCGGCTCCACGAGCCGTTTTTCCCGGACCCCAGCGCGGGCGACACGCGGCCGGACGAGGAGGATGCGGAGTGGAGCGGGTGTTACCAGCCCGCCGCCGTGGAACGAGCCCACTGGGCCGGTCCCGGGAGCGCCTCGCCGGGGCCCAGCGCCTTGGAGTCCTTCTACGGCGCCCGCCCGGACTGGTCGGGGCTGGAGGACTCCGCGCCGTGGCAGCTGGACGAGAGTGACCCGCTGGGCTACGCAGAGCAGAGCCTGGCGTCCGGCGGGGAAGCTGGAGAGGGGCCCTGTCACCCGCTGCCGCCGGCCTGCCGAGAC CTACAAGAAGAAAATGCCAGACTAAGAAGCAAGATTAACCAGCTTCACTTCTTCTCTGAAATTCAGACAGACAA GGTAAAGACACTTGAAAAAAAACTAGAAGAGAACAAGATTAAAGAGCAAAAAGAGGCCCGGGATCTAGAAGCAATGGTGCAGCATGTAGAAGAGAATCTCCAGTTGATGAcg AAACGGGCTGTGAAAGCAGAAAATAATGTTATAAAACTGAAACAGGAAAATGCACTACTTCAG GTTCAGCTGAAAAATTACAAGACGGAGAATGAAGCCTTGAAGACTGGCCAGTCTGCTAGTTTGGCTGTAGTGAAACAAAATGCAGATATTGCCTTGCAGAATCTTCTGAGAGTAATTACAAATTCACGCTCTTCAATAAA gCAATTGGTCTCTGGAGCAGAATCATTGCAGGTTGTTGCCGAACTCCTTAAATCGATCGACAGAATTTCTGAAATTTCAGATGATGGACCGTGA